Proteins from one Ovis aries strain OAR_USU_Benz2616 breed Rambouillet chromosome 12, ARS-UI_Ramb_v3.0, whole genome shotgun sequence genomic window:
- the LOC121820766 gene encoding uncharacterized protein LOC121820766 — translation MLDNLRTDRRSCEEMIFTSKHREAESLAEGHTAKAISSPPLYCAASKETRVTMNCMNPPDVSSTLSYPSHNNLTSHQGRQAGRRQMGCCYATSQFPEETEPSNEVTRLEPLQLRRSGAIWGLEEGCVSRSPHPWQPQGVLLARVGAAKTVPVCIFLGGIGRQISTNDVHGLWDRSIRVLCSGSPGLQVLALWVWSKSEVCFRNLQAPAGPTCGSRPFCGWSS, via the exons ATGCTTGATAACCTGAGAACAGACAGAAGAAGCTGCGAAGAAATGAT TTTCACATCGAAGCACAGAGAAGCTGAGTcacttgctgaaggtcacacagccaaagCCATATCCTCTCCACCGCTCTACTGTGCCGCCTCCAAAGAAACAAGGGTCACCATGAACTGCATGAACCCCCCAGATGTGTCTTCTACCCTTAGCTACCCCTCTCACAATAACTTgacaagtcaccagggaaggcaggcaggaagaCGGCAGATGGGTTGCTGTTATGCAACCTCACAATTCCCGGAGGAAACAGAACCCAGCAACGAAGTAACCCGCCTGGAGCCACTGCAGCTGAGGAGGTCTGGGGCCATCTGGGGCCTAGAGGAGGGGTGTGTTTCTCGCTCTCCCCATCCTTGGCAACCGCAGGGGGTGCTCCTGGCCCGTGTGGGTGCAGCAAAGACTGTCCCTGTTTGTATCTTCCTGGGGGGCATCGGGCGCCAGATCAGCACCAACGATGTGCACGGCCTTTGGGATAGATCGATCCGAGTGCTGTGTTCGGGTTCTCCAGGTCTTCAGGTCCTGGCGCTATGGGTTTGGAGCAAGAGTGAGGTCTGCTTCAGAAACTTGCAGGCACCTGCAGGGCCGACCTGCGGGAGCCGCCCTTTCTGTGGCTGGAGCAGCTGA